DNA sequence from the Bradyrhizobium sp. CIAT3101 genome:
CGATGCCGAAGGCGCCGCTTGCCGCCCCTGCGGCACCGAGCCCGCCGCTCGCGAGCCAGCAGGTCGCACCCCTGCCGCCCCCGATCGACGTGCGGCCCGCGCCAGGCCCGCCGCCCGCAAAGCCCCGGCCGAAGCCGCCGTTGGTCCTGACGCCGTCGAATCCCTGAGAAATCGGCCCTCTTCGCTGCTACGGCCGCGCAGGCCCTGCGCGGTCGTAAACACATTCGCTCGCATTTGAATGAATTCTGCCCGGCAAAACTGAACTGCCGATTTTACTGGATTCTCGCGTTTGTTCCCTAGGCTCTGTCCCAGAGGAATCCGGAGTCCTGCTCGCACAAGCAGGATCAACCGCCAAGAACTTGAATACCAAGAACTGGGGTTATCGAGATGAACGGGGCACCATCGCTTCTGCAGGATCTGGACGACGCGATCGCGCGCGGCACCGACGAAAGCCGGGCTAAGGCGTTGTGGCATGCGACCGACCTTTTGATCACCGGTCGCTATGTCGACGACGAGATCAGCATGTTCGGCGAGGTCATCGGCCGGCTTGCCGACGAGATCGAGGTCGAAGCGCGGGCGCAGCTTTCCGAGTTGATGGCCGGCTGCGATCATGCACCGCTCAACGTCATCGAGAAGCTCGCTTTGGACGACGAGATCGAGGTCGCTGGTCCCGTGCTGCGCGATTCGAACCGGATCGACGAGAAGGTCCTGGTCGAGAGCGCCATGACCAAGGGCCAGGCCCATCTGCTCGCGATCTCCCAGCGTGATGCGATCGGCGAGGCCGTGACCGACGTGCTCGTCAAGCGTGGTAACCAGGAGGTTGTCACCTCGGTCGCCAGGAACGAGGGCGCGCGCTTCTCCGGCTCGGGCCTGCTGCACATGGTCCGCCGCGCGGAGGGCGACTCGATCCTCGCCGAGCAGCTCGGCCTGCGCAAGGACGTGCCGCGCCACATCTTCCAGCAGCTCATCTCCAAGGCGTCGGAAGACGTCCGCCGCCGGCTCGAGACCGAGCGCCCCGAGATGATGTCGCAGATCCAGAGCTCGGTGACCGAGGTTACCGGCGATCTGCAGTCCAAGTTCGGCCCATCCTCGCGCAGCTATTTCGTCGCCAAGCGCGTGGTAACGACGCAGTACCGGCAGGGCAACCTGAACCAGATCTCGATCTCGAATTACGCGCGCCAGCATCGCTTCGACGAGGTGCAGATCGGCCTGTCACTGCTGTCGTCGCTGCCGGTCGATGTGATCGAGCGTGCGCTGATGGACCGCAACCGGGAGATGATCCTGGTGCTGTGCAAGGCGCTCGATTTCTCCTGGGACACGACGATGTCGCTGCTGTTCCTCGGCGCCAAGGATCACCTGATCACGGCGCGCGAGCTCCACGACAACGAGCGCGATTTCGGCCGGCTCAAGATCGAGACCTCACGCAGCATTCTGAAATTCTACCAGTCGCGCAAGAACAGCGCCGGCACCGATCCCGCGACGGGTCGTCAGCCCGAGCTCCAGGTTCACTGAACGGGACATCGAGGGAGTATTTGCAATGTTGCCTCAATTCGGTACCGCAGTTCGCAAGAACAAAGGCCTCGCCAAGAACCTCCCCGCCGAGACGGGCGGAGCGGCTCCGGAGAAAGCCACGGTCGACGCCGCATGGCTCGTGCTGGAAGCCGCCAACGATCTCGGCGACCACGCCGCGATCGAAGCCTGCCGCCGTGTCATCGATGCCGAGCTGAACGGCACGGTCGCCGCCAGCGCAGACACCGATCTCGTGCTCGGGTACTTCCGGTAAGGCAGCGCGGCTGCCGCCCCGCAATTTCGCGACCGGGCGATTAGCCGCAGCTATCGCAGGGTGGGCAAAGCGAAGCGTGCCCACGACTTTCTGTCATCGTGCTGGATCCGTGGGCACGGCGCACATGCGCCTTTGCCCACCCTACGATTTCAGACTCGCGGAGGCATGACTGGATCCGTCGTGCGATCAGCCGCAATTCCAGATCGCGCCGATCGGGGTCCGCGTCCAGCACGGACCGAAGCTGCCGCCATTGTAGCGGGAGCCGCCGAAACCGGGCCGGCCGAAATAGCGCCATTCGCCGTCAATGAAGCGGTAGTAGCTCGGCACCGGATCGATGTACCAGGGGCGCTGGTTCTCGCGCGCATAGCGACGGAAGCCGTTCTTCTGCATGTAGATCGGCTGGCTGTTGCTCAGCGGCTGGCGATAGCCCGGCAGGAAGCCATAGCCATGCCAGGCTTGCTTGGGCTTTTTTGCGTTGGGCGCAGCAGGCGCAACGGCCGGCAGCAGCGACAGGATGACAGCAACAAACAGACATAAGAGGCGCGACATGGGTCGACCATAGACAGTCGATCGCGGGAACGCCATTCAAATTCGAGTGGGACGTTCTTGTGATTTGCCGAGAAGGAGCGGGAGCGCAGCCGGACCATGGCCCGGCTGCGCTCCCCTTAAAGCTTACGCGTTCGCGCCGCCGTCCACGGTGAGTGTCGAGCCGGTGATGTACTTGGCCTTCTCGCTCGCCAGGAATGCCACAGCGTTGGCGATGTCATCCGGCGCGCCATAGCGGCCGAGTGCCATGAACTGCTTCAGCGTATCCGCGGTCGGGCCGTGGGCCGGGTTCATGTCGGTGTCGATCGAGCCCGGCTGCACCAGATTGACCGTAATGTCCTTGGGGCCGAGTTCGCGCGCCAGCGCTTTGTTGAACGCGATCAGTGCCGATTTCGATGTCGCGTAAATGCCGAGCGCCGGCGACGGCACGCGATCGGCGAAATAGCTGCCGATGGTGATGATGCGGCCACCCTTGCCGAGGTGCGGCAGTGCCGCCTTGCTGGCCACGATCGGCGAACGCACGTTGACGTTCAGCAGCGCATCAATGTCGGCCAGCGACATGTCGTTGAGGCCGCCCAGGCGCAGAATGCCGGCGTTGTTGACCAGGATGTCGAGCCCGCCCAGGGCGGCAACGGTCTTGTCGACCGAGGTCTTGACGGCCGTAACATCGGCGCTGTCGGCCTGGATCGCGATCGCCTTCCGCCCCGAGGCCTTGATGGCGTCGACGACCTTTGCGGCGCTATCTGCGGACTTTTCATAGGTGATGGCGACATCGGCGCCTTCCGCGGCGAGCGCCTTTGCAATGGCCGCGCCGATACCCCTGCTTGCGCCCGTCACCAGGGCCCGTTTTCCTGCCAGTGTCATCGTAATCTCCTATTCTGTAATGATCGACACAGAATATCTGGGATCTTGATCGGCCCCGTCAAGTGAATTATGTGTTGATCACTACAGAAAGGGGCGTCATGGCGGGACGGCCACGGGAATTTGATCGCGAGGCGGCACTGGAGGCCGCGATGCTGCTGTTCTGGCGCAAGGGTTTTGCCAGCGCCTCGATGAACGACCTGTGCGAGGCCATGGGCGTCCGTTCGCCGAGCCTCTATGCGGCGTTCGACAGCAAGGAGGCGCTGTATCTGGCCGCTTTCCAGCATTACGCCGCGACCGAGGGCCAGGCGGTCTGGGACAAGCTCGCGGAGGGGGCGACCGCACGCGCCGGCGTCGAGAACCTGCTGATCGCGGCGGCCGACAATCTGCCGAAATCCCGCACGGCCCCCGCCGGCTGCATGGTCGCGCTGGGCGCCGTCAGCGACGAATGGCCGGCCACGATCGCGCGCGAGGTGAGAAAGGTCAGGCTCGAGCTGCTCGACAATCTGCGCGCACGGCTCGAAGCGGCGGTTGCCGGCGGCGAATTGCCCGGTACGACGGACGTGAATGCGTTGAGCCGGTTCTATCTCGGCGTCTTCCAGGGCATGGCCATCCAGGCCAAGGACGGCGCCACGCAGGCGGACCTGCGAGGTGCAGCCAAGGCGGCGATGGCGGCGTGGCCGGTCGAGGGTTAGTCTGTAGGATGGGTAGAGCGAAGCGAAACCCATCGCTGCGGTCGAGCTTGTTGATGTGTGATGGGTTTTGCTGCGCTCTACCCATCCTACGAGCTCAATCGACGAAAAAGGTGCCTCCTTGGTTGAACATCCCGACGGTCAGACGAACACCCAACAATCCGGCTTCGCCGGCGTCACACGCAGGATTCTCGAACGTCTTCCATTGCCCGGCAATCAGGAACTCATGGTCGTCGAGGTCACCTATCCGCCCGGCGGCGTCGCTCCGCGTCACCGCCATCCCGTTGCGGGCGCGATCTACATCGTCGAGGGCGTAGCCGAGTCCGCTTATGGCAGCGACGAGCCGCGCGTGTATCGCGCGGGCGAGACGTTGCAGGATCGGGCGGATGCTGTGCACACGCATTTTCGCAATTGCGACCCGGACCGTCCGCTGCGCTTTCTCACGATCTACGTGCTCGAACCCGGGCGCTCCTACACGACGGAGCCGTGAGGCGCGCGCGGTTCAAGTTGGAGGCCGTGGGACGAGCAGCTCTCACGGCCTGATCCGGTAGATCACGACGTCCTCGCCGTGATGCGTCGTGCTCTTCTCGAGCAGATAGTTCGTCTTCTCCAGCACGCGCCGCGATGCGCCATGGGCGACGAAGACGAGCCCGATGAGCGACGGCAATTTCAGTCGTGACAGCCCGATGTCCGTCAGCGCGGTCGCGATCTCGCTCGCAAGACCCTGGCCCCAGATATCGCGCTTGAACGTGTAGGCAATCTCGATCTCGTCGATGCCGTCCACGAGAATATGCCGGATGCCGGCCCGTCCGGCGAAGGCGCCGTCTTTCGTCCGCAGTGCCCACAGCCCGAAGCCATGCTGGTCCCAATGGGCCATGTTGGTCGCGAGATAGGTCTTCGTCACCTCGGCCGATCGCACGCCGCCGAGATAACGGGAGACGTCGGGATCGAGATGGAGTGCGACGAGGTCGGCGAGGTGGTCCTCGCTGAGCCTCTCGGCGGTCAATCTGTCGGTGCTGAATTGATCCATGACGATCGACGTGTCGATCGCTCGCGTCGGATAGTCAAGTGGCGGCTTGATCTGAATCAAGCGCCGAGAACGCGGCCGCACCACAACACGCCCCCGGGGCTGGTGACATGTTGATGGGTCCAATGAATCCAACCTGGTACGTCACCTTTGAAATTCGCAAGAGCGGGACTTTGCTGAAGCAACGCAGTCCGCGTGAGACAAGAACGTTCGCGACGGAGGATGAAGCCAAGCAGTTCGCACGCGAGAAGTTCAACGATGG
Encoded proteins:
- a CDS encoding DUF2336 domain-containing protein translates to MNGAPSLLQDLDDAIARGTDESRAKALWHATDLLITGRYVDDEISMFGEVIGRLADEIEVEARAQLSELMAGCDHAPLNVIEKLALDDEIEVAGPVLRDSNRIDEKVLVESAMTKGQAHLLAISQRDAIGEAVTDVLVKRGNQEVVTSVARNEGARFSGSGLLHMVRRAEGDSILAEQLGLRKDVPRHIFQQLISKASEDVRRRLETERPEMMSQIQSSVTEVTGDLQSKFGPSSRSYFVAKRVVTTQYRQGNLNQISISNYARQHRFDEVQIGLSLLSSLPVDVIERALMDRNREMILVLCKALDFSWDTTMSLLFLGAKDHLITARELHDNERDFGRLKIETSRSILKFYQSRKNSAGTDPATGRQPELQVH
- a CDS encoding 3-oxoacyl-ACP reductase family protein, with protein sequence MTLAGKRALVTGASRGIGAAIAKALAAEGADVAITYEKSADSAAKVVDAIKASGRKAIAIQADSADVTAVKTSVDKTVAALGGLDILVNNAGILRLGGLNDMSLADIDALLNVNVRSPIVASKAALPHLGKGGRIITIGSYFADRVPSPALGIYATSKSALIAFNKALARELGPKDITVNLVQPGSIDTDMNPAHGPTADTLKQFMALGRYGAPDDIANAVAFLASEKAKYITGSTLTVDGGANA
- a CDS encoding TetR/AcrR family transcriptional regulator; amino-acid sequence: MAGRPREFDREAALEAAMLLFWRKGFASASMNDLCEAMGVRSPSLYAAFDSKEALYLAAFQHYAATEGQAVWDKLAEGATARAGVENLLIAAADNLPKSRTAPAGCMVALGAVSDEWPATIAREVRKVRLELLDNLRARLEAAVAGGELPGTTDVNALSRFYLGVFQGMAIQAKDGATQADLRGAAKAAMAAWPVEG
- a CDS encoding cupin domain-containing protein, which gives rise to MVEHPDGQTNTQQSGFAGVTRRILERLPLPGNQELMVVEVTYPPGGVAPRHRHPVAGAIYIVEGVAESAYGSDEPRVYRAGETLQDRADAVHTHFRNCDPDRPLRFLTIYVLEPGRSYTTEP
- a CDS encoding GNAT family N-acetyltransferase, whose product is MDQFSTDRLTAERLSEDHLADLVALHLDPDVSRYLGGVRSAEVTKTYLATNMAHWDQHGFGLWALRTKDGAFAGRAGIRHILVDGIDEIEIAYTFKRDIWGQGLASEIATALTDIGLSRLKLPSLIGLVFVAHGASRRVLEKTNYLLEKSTTHHGEDVVIYRIRP